From Apium graveolens cultivar Ventura chromosome 9, ASM990537v1, whole genome shotgun sequence, the proteins below share one genomic window:
- the LOC141685358 gene encoding uncharacterized protein LOC141685358, with amino-acid sequence MIINIELRFTSVAYPQANGQAEVVNRIILDGLKKRVEHSRNTWADELLPILWAYRTTCKVTTEATPFMLAYRAEAVVPLQITYESPRIEDYEPKTNEEGMRLALDLIDEVRDEANTRNAGHQ; translated from the coding sequence ATGATAATAAACATAGAGCTTCGCTTCACCTCGGTCGCATACCCACAAGCGAACGGGCAGGCGGAAGTGGTTAAcagaatcatccttgatggacttaagaaaaGGGTAGAACACTCAAGGAATACTTGGGCAGATGAGTTGCTACCTATACTATGGGCATATCGCACCACCTGCAaggtgactactgaagctaccCCATTTATGCTGGCTTACAGAGCCGAGGCCGTGGTGCCCCTCCAGATCACCTATGAATCACCTAGGATCGAAGATTATGAACCAAAGACCAatgaagaaggcatgaggctcgcTCTCGATCTCATTGATGAGGTCAGAGATGAGGCCAATACCCGTAATGCAGGGCATCAatga